Proteins from a single region of Candidatus Bathyarchaeota archaeon:
- a CDS encoding amino acid ABC transporter ATP-binding protein has protein sequence MTDFVMEAKNVYKTYRIKGEKKEDLRLVEAVKGVSLQIRKGDIKLIFGPSGSGKSTFLRCLAMLEIPDKGEIYLGDQCLTQKGVDLNKARARIGFVFQHIYLFRHLTALGNVELALRQVLKLPKEEARKRALAALEEVKVHDCIYKYPSQMSGGQAQRVGIARAIARNPDIILLDEPTSALDPELTGEVIDTLRDLAKEGTTMLIVSHEMPFAQEVAEEMIFYDEGHVIETGPPSLFFNAPNTDRAKQFMTRIIKRTTRE, from the coding sequence ATGACAGACTTTGTAATGGAAGCAAAAAATGTATACAAGACATATCGCATCAAAGGAGAAAAGAAGGAAGACCTAAGATTAGTTGAAGCAGTCAAAGGCGTCTCGCTACAAATCCGCAAGGGTGACATTAAACTGATTTTTGGCCCCAGTGGCTCAGGAAAAAGTACTTTTTTACGTTGTCTTGCAATGCTTGAAATACCTGATAAAGGAGAAATTTACCTTGGCGACCAATGTTTAACACAGAAAGGCGTTGACTTAAACAAAGCCCGTGCCAGAATTGGCTTTGTTTTCCAACATATTTACTTGTTTAGGCATCTCACAGCTTTAGGCAACGTGGAGTTGGCGCTTCGGCAAGTGCTCAAGTTGCCCAAAGAAGAAGCGCGCAAACGAGCCTTAGCCGCTTTAGAAGAAGTGAAAGTTCATGACTGCATATACAAATATCCATCCCAAATGTCAGGCGGACAAGCTCAAAGAGTGGGAATAGCGAGAGCGATAGCTCGAAACCCTGATATTATACTGCTTGATGAACCCACTTCCGCCTTAGACCCAGAACTTACTGGTGAAGTAATCGATACGCTGAGGGATTTAGCGAAAGAAGGCACAACAATGCTTATCGTTAGTCATGAAATGCCTTTTGCTCAGGAAGTCGCGGAAGAAATGATATTTTATGATGAAGGTCATGTGATTGAAACGGGACCGCCGTCACTATTCTTCAATGCTCCGAATACTGATCGTGCCAAACAGTTCATGACGAGAATCATTAAGCGAACTACAAGGGAATAG
- a CDS encoding ABC transporter permease subunit (The N-terminal region of this protein, as described by TIGR01726, is a three transmembrane segment that identifies a subfamily of ABC transporter permease subunits, which specificities that include histidine, arginine, glutamine, glutamate, L-cystine (sic), the opines (in Agrobacterium) octopine and nopaline, etc.), translated as MDVWQQLIYLLEGVPVTLSISLISFLMGIAVGLPLAFIRIYEKEIGFVVDAYEKLWRGIPEIVLMLLFFFGLGPFFPVPFGNPFFVACFVLGLRSGANQSLIYRGAIHGVGDEQMIAGASVGFSKWRAIWNIMVPQVFTYSTPGLGSEYALLIKDSAYVYVLGGVLEVMKLSNDIRASTLDVVTPYVLAALIYIALTFPIAFVLDRWGNKRKKKIGL; from the coding sequence TTGGATGTTTGGCAACAGTTAATCTACCTCTTGGAAGGAGTACCCGTAACTCTTTCCATTTCTCTGATCTCTTTCTTAATGGGTATAGCCGTAGGACTGCCACTTGCGTTTATTAGAATTTATGAAAAAGAAATTGGCTTCGTAGTTGATGCCTACGAGAAACTGTGGAGAGGCATACCTGAAATAGTCCTAATGCTGTTATTCTTTTTCGGATTAGGCCCTTTTTTTCCAGTTCCATTCGGCAACCCATTCTTTGTAGCTTGTTTCGTATTAGGGCTTAGAAGTGGAGCCAATCAATCTCTAATTTACAGAGGCGCAATCCATGGCGTCGGTGATGAACAAATGATTGCAGGGGCATCGGTTGGTTTCTCTAAGTGGAGAGCAATTTGGAATATTATGGTTCCCCAAGTTTTCACTTACTCTACTCCGGGGTTGGGCAGTGAATATGCTTTGCTCATTAAAGATTCAGCTTATGTCTATGTGCTTGGGGGTGTACTAGAAGTAATGAAGCTATCAAATGATATAAGGGCCTCGACTCTTGATGTAGTAACACCCTACGTTTTGGCTGCCCTCATTTATATTGCATTAACCTTCCCAATCGCTTTTGTTCTTGACAGATGGGGAAATAAACGAAAGAAAAAGATAGGACTGTAA
- a CDS encoding ABC transporter substrate-binding protein, producing the protein MAKIITVALVVIMLVVGFGVGLISSPFIMPTKTSETDAVWENIQRTGVIKVGTDPTWPPYQMKDTAGNIIGFEVDLANACAEKLGLTIQWHDTAFDNIILSVQNGQLDMGVSGFSVTPDRLEVVSFTLPHSTTEGQVVMLKSTMTAKGITTVNSLADFKTLGITVGVQSGNVQQEELQAAGVSVRTWSDSAAPFQDMISANPSVQAVYAETPITTNWIVEFESQGIAADVVYRHPYYPVSFLTAKGSTTLLDKINGAMAELIYDGTVDQLKAKWHAE; encoded by the coding sequence ATGGCAAAAATAATAACTGTAGCTTTAGTTGTAATAATGCTCGTAGTAGGATTCGGAGTAGGCTTAATCTCGAGCCCATTCATTATGCCAACAAAAACTTCAGAAACAGACGCAGTCTGGGAAAACATACAGAGAACAGGAGTCATAAAGGTAGGCACAGACCCAACATGGCCACCATACCAAATGAAAGATACGGCGGGCAACATCATTGGTTTCGAAGTTGACTTGGCAAACGCTTGCGCGGAAAAACTAGGTTTAACAATTCAGTGGCATGACACCGCTTTTGACAACATTATTCTTTCCGTCCAAAATGGTCAACTCGACATGGGCGTCAGTGGCTTCTCAGTGACACCAGATAGATTAGAAGTGGTTTCCTTTACTTTGCCCCACAGCACAACAGAAGGACAAGTAGTAATGCTCAAAAGCACTATGACGGCGAAAGGCATAACAACCGTAAACTCGCTTGCAGACTTCAAAACATTAGGTATCACTGTTGGGGTACAAAGCGGAAACGTTCAACAGGAAGAGTTGCAAGCGGCGGGCGTGTCCGTAAGAACATGGAGTGACTCAGCAGCACCCTTCCAAGATATGATCAGCGCAAACCCATCCGTACAGGCAGTATATGCTGAAACACCAATCACTACCAATTGGATTGTAGAATTCGAATCACAAGGTATCGCGGCAGACGTTGTATATAGGCACCCATACTATCCAGTCTCATTCCTAACAGCTAAAGGCTCAACTACACTACTTGACAAGATAAATGGCGCAATGGCCGAGTTGATCTATGACGGAACCGTGGACCAATTAAAAGCAAAATGGCATGCAGAATAA
- a CDS encoding DMT family transporter has translation MPSPLLSKKGKAVFLTILAGVLWGTSFPIIKIGLATIDPYAFVFWRFLFSTVILFAVMLVLGKLDFRITNKKLIVFLGIVNAAGYLLQYVGMPYTTSAKAALFINLSAIWVAILSPRLLGETFSRKKIIGVFFGLGGIIFVSTNLDFSTMTQGQLLADLMLIIAGVSWALFILYNKKMVTRSTTETFQFMTWVLLFTLLTIVPFTVLSGPGFFALSAWAWVAIVYQAVVCWVIPYYLWLEGLKYLSASTSTILLLSEIVVAVIASVILLKEPVTVFSTVGALFIILAIALVSLKDNNSRQALRNQPFP, from the coding sequence TTGCCATCCCCCCTGCTGAGCAAGAAAGGAAAAGCGGTTTTCCTTACAATTCTGGCAGGCGTCCTTTGGGGCACATCTTTCCCCATCATCAAAATCGGGCTGGCGACCATTGACCCGTATGCGTTTGTGTTTTGGCGCTTCTTATTCTCCACGGTTATTCTTTTCGCTGTCATGTTAGTGCTTGGAAAATTAGATTTCAGAATAACAAACAAGAAACTGATAGTTTTCTTGGGAATAGTGAATGCGGCAGGTTACCTATTACAGTACGTGGGCATGCCCTACACCACATCGGCTAAAGCGGCATTGTTCATAAACCTCAGCGCCATATGGGTTGCAATCTTGAGCCCCAGATTACTTGGCGAGACGTTTTCAAGAAAGAAAATAATTGGCGTATTTTTCGGGTTAGGGGGCATCATTTTTGTAAGCACTAATCTGGATTTCTCCACCATGACGCAAGGACAGCTATTGGCTGACTTGATGCTCATAATTGCAGGGGTATCTTGGGCACTCTTCATACTCTATAATAAAAAAATGGTTACGAGGTCGACAACAGAAACTTTTCAGTTCATGACTTGGGTGCTCCTATTCACACTACTTACAATCGTGCCCTTCACTGTTCTGTCTGGACCGGGCTTTTTTGCGCTATCAGCATGGGCTTGGGTAGCCATCGTGTACCAAGCGGTTGTCTGCTGGGTTATACCGTACTACCTATGGCTGGAAGGTCTCAAGTACCTCTCTGCCTCCACCTCTACTATTTTGTTATTATCTGAAATAGTAGTAGCCGTTATCGCCTCTGTCATCTTGCTCAAAGAACCTGTGACCGTTTTCTCAACTGTTGGTGCACTTTTCATAATTCTTGCTATTGCGCTTGTGTCCCTTAAAGATAATAATTCACGCCAAGCTTTGCGAAATCAGCCATTTCCCTGA
- the hcp gene encoding hydroxylamine reductase, whose product MFCYQCEQTAKGQGCTVMGVCGKTPQVANLQDLLIYKLRELSQLVIQAKQSGLVDEATNVFTAEALFATLTNVNFDPDAIVAYLRKAEQLQKNLQEKLQSKTAYLQLEKTMEGLIAQGKQHGIQSDTTIDPDLHSLQWLLTYGLKGVSAYTYHAYLLGKKDQKVFDFIHEGLAAPLDKSLGVNDFVGLVFKCGEINIRAMELLDAGNTERYGHPVPTKVPLGHKKGKAILVSGHDLIDLEEILKQTRGKGITVYTHGEMLPTHGYPKLKAYPHFYGHFGTAWQNQQREFAQFPGAILMTTNCLQRPMESYSSNIFTTGPVGYPGVPHVENKDFSAVINKALELPGFPDDVEGKSVLVGFGRNAVLSVADKVIDAVKKGRIKRFILVGGCDGAKPGRSYYTEFVEKAPNNTIILTLACGKFRFFDKELGTIDEIPRLLDIGQCNDAYSAVKIAQALANAFNVGVNDLPLSLVLSWYEQKAVAILLSLLYLGIKDIRIGPSLPVFITPNILKVLVDKFNIMPIKTADEDLKAIMA is encoded by the coding sequence ATGTTCTGTTACCAATGTGAACAAACGGCTAAAGGGCAAGGATGCACAGTCATGGGCGTCTGTGGCAAAACCCCTCAAGTCGCCAACCTCCAAGACCTCTTAATTTACAAACTGCGAGAATTAAGTCAACTTGTTATCCAAGCAAAACAGTCGGGTTTGGTGGATGAAGCAACAAATGTATTCACTGCCGAAGCACTTTTTGCAACTTTGACTAACGTGAACTTCGACCCAGATGCAATCGTGGCTTACCTCAGAAAAGCAGAGCAGCTTCAAAAAAATCTTCAAGAGAAACTGCAGTCAAAAACCGCTTACTTACAACTTGAAAAAACAATGGAGGGTTTAATTGCGCAGGGCAAACAACACGGCATACAATCTGACACGACAATTGACCCAGACCTTCACTCGTTGCAGTGGCTACTAACATACGGGTTAAAGGGTGTCTCCGCCTACACGTACCACGCGTATCTTTTGGGCAAAAAAGACCAAAAAGTCTTCGACTTCATCCACGAAGGACTTGCTGCGCCGTTGGACAAGTCGCTTGGCGTAAACGATTTCGTCGGTTTAGTTTTCAAATGCGGAGAAATTAACATCCGAGCCATGGAACTGCTTGATGCAGGCAACACTGAAAGATATGGTCACCCAGTCCCCACCAAAGTGCCGCTGGGCCACAAGAAGGGCAAAGCAATTCTTGTCTCTGGACATGACCTTATAGATTTAGAGGAGATCCTAAAGCAAACGCGAGGCAAAGGCATAACAGTTTACACTCACGGCGAAATGCTTCCAACACACGGTTACCCAAAGCTCAAAGCGTACCCGCACTTCTATGGGCACTTCGGCACTGCGTGGCAAAACCAGCAACGAGAATTCGCTCAGTTCCCAGGCGCCATCCTAATGACCACCAACTGTCTCCAACGACCCATGGAAAGCTACAGTAGCAACATCTTCACCACCGGACCAGTCGGCTACCCAGGTGTGCCCCACGTGGAAAACAAGGACTTCTCAGCGGTAATCAATAAGGCACTTGAACTGCCAGGCTTCCCAGATGATGTTGAGGGCAAAAGTGTGCTGGTTGGGTTTGGAAGAAATGCTGTGTTAAGCGTAGCAGACAAAGTAATCGATGCAGTTAAAAAAGGTCGCATCAAAAGGTTCATTCTAGTTGGCGGATGCGACGGCGCAAAACCAGGCAGAAGCTACTACACAGAATTCGTGGAGAAGGCACCCAACAACACCATCATATTAACTCTGGCTTGCGGCAAATTCCGCTTCTTCGACAAAGAACTCGGCACAATCGACGAAATCCCGCGGCTACTCGATATTGGGCAATGCAACGATGCTTACTCAGCTGTAAAAATCGCTCAAGCACTCGCAAACGCATTCAATGTGGGTGTCAACGATTTGCCGTTGTCGCTGGTACTTTCGTGGTATGAGCAAAAAGCAGTCGCCATCCTGCTCTCACTCCTGTACCTAGGCATAAAAGACATCCGCATAGGACCCAGCCTACCAGTATTCATAACCCCAAACATACTAAAGGTGCTTGTCGACAAATTCAACATAATGCCAATCAAAACAGCCGACGAAGACCTCAAAGCGATAATGGCATAA
- the fba gene encoding class II fructose-1,6-bisphosphate aldolase: MLVTNKDLMVPARKNGYAIAALNVQNLESIKAVVEAATEEKSPAIMQITPSVIKYAGLDYITTLAKTAAQTATVPLAIHLDHGEDYDTAIKCINAGFSSVMIDGSFLTFEENIKLTKRVVDYAHPKGVSVEAELGKLAGVEERSVEEKDAILTDPQNAQEFVEKTGIDTLAVAIGTSHGAYKFKSQAKLDQERLKQISQKVTIPLVLHGASSVPAWITEKATKYGAALEGAKGVSEDQLQQAIKQGVAKINIDTDLRLAFTATVREVLTNNPKEFDPRKILGPAKDAMKEVAKGKMRLFGSSGKA, translated from the coding sequence GTGCTTGTAACAAACAAAGACTTAATGGTTCCAGCAAGAAAAAACGGCTACGCCATCGCAGCACTAAATGTCCAAAACCTAGAAAGCATAAAAGCAGTAGTGGAAGCAGCAACAGAAGAAAAATCTCCAGCCATCATGCAGATAACACCGAGCGTCATCAAGTACGCTGGACTAGACTACATCACTACGCTAGCCAAAACAGCCGCACAAACCGCAACCGTGCCACTAGCCATACACTTAGACCACGGAGAAGACTACGACACAGCCATCAAATGTATAAACGCAGGCTTCAGCTCAGTCATGATTGACGGCTCATTTTTAACCTTTGAAGAAAACATCAAACTAACCAAACGAGTAGTCGACTACGCACACCCAAAAGGCGTCTCAGTTGAAGCAGAACTCGGAAAACTCGCAGGCGTAGAAGAACGAAGCGTAGAAGAAAAAGATGCAATCCTAACAGACCCCCAAAACGCCCAAGAATTCGTAGAAAAAACTGGCATTGACACACTGGCAGTAGCCATAGGCACATCACACGGCGCATACAAATTCAAAAGCCAAGCAAAACTTGACCAAGAACGCCTAAAACAAATCAGCCAAAAAGTAACCATACCACTAGTTCTACACGGAGCATCAAGCGTCCCAGCATGGATAACCGAAAAAGCCACAAAATACGGCGCAGCACTAGAAGGCGCAAAAGGCGTCTCAGAGGACCAACTCCAACAAGCCATAAAACAAGGAGTAGCAAAAATAAACATCGACACCGACCTACGCCTAGCATTCACAGCCACAGTCCGCGAAGTCCTAACCAACAACCCAAAAGAATTCGACCCGAGAAAAATCCTAGGCCCAGCCAAAGACGCCATGAAAGAAGTCGCCAAAGGAAAAATGCGCCTCTTCGGAAGCTCAGGAAAAGCCTAA
- a CDS encoding winged helix-turn-helix domain-containing protein, with the protein MSNSFSGSAKFNSHERKFALLRYGREPSGFKGSRRGKLDIIAEILLFCEQQKTKTSVMYNANLNYAQLKTHIDALVAQGLLANKANKYTTTQKGYRFLELFAQLNDLLDELKP; encoded by the coding sequence TTGAGTAATAGTTTTTCGGGGTCAGCTAAGTTTAACTCGCATGAACGTAAGTTTGCTTTGCTTAGGTATGGAAGAGAACCGAGTGGGTTTAAGGGTTCTAGGAGAGGCAAGCTTGATATTATTGCTGAGATTTTGCTTTTTTGTGAGCAGCAGAAGACTAAAACTAGCGTAATGTATAATGCCAACCTCAATTATGCACAGTTGAAAACTCATATTGATGCTTTAGTTGCTCAGGGATTGCTTGCTAATAAGGCGAACAAATACACTACCACACAAAAGGGCTACCGCTTCTTGGAACTGTTTGCGCAACTAAACGATTTGCTTGACGAACTTAAGCCCTAG
- a CDS encoding ribonuclease HI family protein, translated as MSQQLQIFSDGGARGNPGPAAVAFIALNERGETVKADSRFIGIRTNNQAEYEALLMALKFAAEQGAQEIVCHLDSELVVKQLNGQYTVKNYQLQQLWQKVQEAKRIFKKICFVNVPRTNPQIQRADTLVNITLDEQAKKCP; from the coding sequence ATGAGCCAACAACTCCAAATCTTCTCAGATGGCGGCGCAAGAGGCAACCCTGGACCAGCAGCAGTAGCCTTCATAGCACTAAACGAGAGAGGCGAAACCGTAAAGGCGGATTCACGTTTCATAGGAATTCGTACCAATAACCAAGCAGAATACGAAGCGCTTTTGATGGCGCTAAAGTTTGCCGCAGAACAGGGAGCACAAGAAATCGTTTGCCACCTCGACAGCGAATTAGTCGTAAAACAGCTAAACGGACAATACACCGTAAAGAATTATCAACTGCAACAACTCTGGCAAAAAGTGCAGGAAGCTAAGAGAATTTTCAAAAAAATCTGCTTTGTAAATGTTCCACGAACCAATCCGCAGATACAAAGAGCAGACACGCTTGTGAATATAACTCTTGATGAACAAGCAAAAAAGTGCCCCTAA
- a CDS encoding VOC family protein, with amino-acid sequence MFVHTSIRTSNMEKSIDFYSRLLGLKLQSRREIKQNNAEIAFLQDAEGKGCTLELTFYRNQTKFSQPEYEERLFDHLGFEVADMEKTLFAMRKENVTITDEPFKLNPNTTIAFIEDPDGTLIELIERK; translated from the coding sequence ATGTTTGTACACACAAGCATTCGCACAAGTAACATGGAAAAATCCATCGATTTCTACTCTCGCCTTCTGGGCTTAAAGCTTCAGAGTCGCCGCGAAATCAAACAGAACAACGCTGAAATTGCATTTCTGCAAGATGCAGAGGGCAAAGGTTGCACGCTTGAACTCACATTCTACCGAAACCAAACTAAGTTCAGCCAGCCTGAATATGAGGAGCGGTTGTTTGACCATTTAGGCTTCGAAGTAGCTGACATGGAAAAAACCCTCTTTGCCATGCGCAAGGAAAACGTAACCATAACCGATGAACCATTCAAACTAAATCCAAACACAACCATAGCATTCATCGAAGACCCAGACGGCACCCTAATTGAACTAATCGAACGAAAATAA
- a CDS encoding glycoside hydrolase family 2 protein, giving the protein MFFELSLDGFWVFKGFSNLNGEQLGAHTLEYNDDDWFPAHVPGTVHTDLMANNIISDPFQGENEKDVAWVAEKEWWYRKQVDLPPEVPKKGVVELVFDGLDTFAAVWVNGIKVGEAYNMFTPWRFNIKTALREGKNVIAVRFKPIYTVALELERKYSGKYGCLHAENCSARPYVRKAQYAFGWDWGPTLPTAGIWRGARLVAYDKAKIGFLAALPMQVSEEKAKVKIAVDVYVATACCVEAKFVVEGFGQRIEQQVIKQTDAGHDSLESEVEIAEPKLWWPKGYGAQNLYDVSVELYSSGSFLDKATAKCGVRSVVLLQEPDEEGRCFIFVVNGLKIFCKGANWVPADSFLPRVTSERYKQLLGLAVEANINMLRVWGGGVYEDDVFYYMCDKLGIMIWQDFMYACAAYPEEDWFLQEAKREAEEVLRRLRGHPCIVVWCGNNEIQWQHLSLWKDRTQPLGLPIFNEILPEGLSRLDGTRPYRPSTPYGGEEPNSEREGSRHNWVVWSKETDYPAYLEDKGRFLTEFGWQAPPSLKLLDEYLGTNLRVDSPVFLAHEKQIDGIRILKKLLSLHYPVPDDFRRFVRYAQLNQGEALKTAVAFWRSRMFKTSGCLIWQLNDCWPAVSWSLIDYGLNPKAAYFFVKRAFQPVIAPLIVRDGKVYGYIVNETAKELNLTFKFEVIRFNGELLYAERTTTVVSAYRSLLVFESALDKLPLTDDCVLLVKLEEDGVVLYEDLKTVVDPKDFRLPEQQIVVKLNKVAERTFEISLVSSVYAKAVHLELEGLVGRFCDNFFDLAPKGQKIVRCRLEHDVSLSDFQNAFKYQVYPYA; this is encoded by the coding sequence ATGTTTTTTGAGTTGTCATTAGATGGCTTTTGGGTTTTCAAAGGATTCTCCAACCTCAACGGCGAACAGTTAGGAGCACATACGCTTGAATACAATGATGATGATTGGTTTCCAGCGCATGTTCCTGGAACCGTGCACACCGATTTGATGGCGAACAACATCATTTCTGACCCTTTTCAAGGTGAAAACGAAAAGGATGTTGCATGGGTGGCTGAAAAGGAATGGTGGTACCGCAAACAAGTAGATTTGCCGCCTGAAGTGCCAAAGAAAGGCGTGGTCGAGCTTGTTTTTGATGGCTTAGACACCTTTGCCGCTGTCTGGGTGAACGGAATCAAGGTCGGCGAAGCATATAACATGTTTACGCCTTGGCGGTTCAACATCAAAACAGCCCTCAGAGAGGGCAAGAATGTTATTGCTGTTAGGTTTAAACCAATTTATACGGTTGCTTTAGAACTGGAGAGGAAATACAGCGGCAAGTACGGTTGCTTGCATGCTGAGAACTGTTCGGCTCGACCTTACGTTCGTAAAGCTCAGTACGCTTTCGGGTGGGATTGGGGGCCTACTTTGCCGACTGCTGGAATTTGGCGCGGCGCACGGCTTGTTGCTTACGATAAGGCAAAGATAGGATTTTTGGCAGCCTTGCCCATGCAGGTTTCAGAAGAGAAAGCAAAAGTCAAGATAGCCGTTGATGTGTATGTGGCTACTGCTTGTTGTGTCGAGGCCAAGTTTGTTGTGGAGGGCTTTGGGCAGAGAATTGAACAACAGGTAATCAAGCAGACTGATGCAGGGCATGATTCTCTCGAAAGTGAAGTGGAAATTGCTGAGCCAAAGTTGTGGTGGCCAAAAGGGTATGGTGCGCAAAACCTCTACGATGTCTCCGTTGAGTTGTACAGTAGCGGCTCTTTTTTGGATAAGGCAACAGCCAAGTGTGGCGTTAGGAGCGTGGTGCTTTTGCAGGAGCCTGATGAGGAAGGCAGGTGTTTCATTTTTGTGGTTAATGGTTTGAAGATTTTCTGCAAGGGTGCTAATTGGGTGCCAGCAGACTCTTTTCTTCCCAGAGTTACTTCAGAACGCTACAAGCAACTCCTTGGCCTGGCGGTGGAAGCGAATATTAATATGCTCAGAGTTTGGGGCGGGGGTGTGTATGAGGATGACGTTTTTTATTATATGTGTGACAAGCTGGGGATTATGATTTGGCAGGATTTTATGTATGCTTGCGCGGCTTACCCTGAAGAAGACTGGTTTTTGCAGGAAGCGAAAAGAGAAGCGGAAGAAGTTCTGCGGCGGTTACGCGGGCATCCGTGCATTGTTGTGTGGTGTGGCAACAATGAGATACAGTGGCAGCACCTTAGCCTTTGGAAGGACAGAACACAACCTCTTGGGTTGCCAATATTTAATGAGATTTTACCAGAGGGTCTCAGCAGGCTTGATGGCACGCGTCCTTACCGACCTAGTACCCCATACGGCGGAGAAGAACCCAACAGCGAGCGCGAAGGTTCGAGGCATAACTGGGTTGTCTGGAGCAAGGAAACGGATTACCCCGCTTACCTTGAAGACAAGGGACGTTTCTTAACCGAGTTTGGTTGGCAAGCGCCGCCTTCGCTGAAGCTTTTAGATGAGTATTTGGGTACCAATCTGCGGGTTGATTCGCCTGTTTTTTTGGCGCATGAAAAGCAAATTGATGGTATTAGAATACTAAAGAAATTGCTTTCACTGCATTATCCCGTGCCTGATGATTTTAGGCGCTTTGTTCGTTACGCACAGTTGAATCAGGGTGAAGCACTCAAAACGGCTGTTGCTTTTTGGCGAAGTCGCATGTTCAAAACTAGCGGATGTCTAATTTGGCAACTCAATGATTGCTGGCCCGCGGTAAGCTGGAGCTTGATTGATTACGGCTTGAATCCGAAGGCAGCGTATTTTTTTGTTAAGCGCGCTTTTCAGCCTGTCATAGCACCTTTAATTGTTAGAGACGGCAAGGTTTATGGTTATATTGTAAATGAAACGGCGAAAGAATTGAACTTGACTTTTAAGTTTGAGGTCATTAGGTTTAATGGTGAACTCTTGTATGCTGAGAGAACAACAACAGTCGTTTCAGCTTATAGGTCTCTTTTGGTTTTTGAGTCTGCTTTGGATAAGCTTCCTTTGACTGATGATTGTGTGTTATTGGTAAAGCTTGAGGAAGATGGCGTTGTTTTGTATGAGGATTTGAAAACTGTGGTTGACCCCAAAGACTTTAGGCTACCAGAGCAACAAATCGTAGTAAAACTTAACAAAGTTGCCGAAAGGACCTTTGAGATTTCATTGGTATCTTCTGTTTATGCTAAAGCGGTACATTTGGAATTAGAGGGGTTAGTGGGAAGGTTTTGTGATAATTTTTTTGACCTTGCACCGAAAGGTCAGAAAATCGTTAGATGCAGGTTGGAGCATGATGTAAGTCTAAGTGACTTCCAGAATGCTTTCAAGTATCAAGTTTATCCCTACGCTTAA